ACGGTTCTATTTTATTGACAGTAAACCACCCCACCCAAAGGGTGGAGCTTTGTTAAAGGGAATAACTTTCATCTAACCTATTCATCCCCGCCCAAAGGGTGGGGCTTTCTGGTGGGGTGGTAAAGATAAAAGATGATAAAAGAACCTCGTATTTCATTGCTTGATTTAATTCTCTCCATTTCAGACGCTATGGACCTGGCTCACCCATTGGTAGCCAATCACCAAGAGCGGGTTGCCTACATTGCCTTTAGCATAGCAAAGGAGATAGGCTTATCCGTCAAAGAACAGAACGATATAATATTTGCTGGTGCAATACATGATATAGGATTACTTACACTCGAAGATAAGATGACTGCACTCGAATTCGAGTTTAAAGACCCATACAGGCACGCAGAGATTGGCTATCGGGCACTGAGAATGTCCGAACAATTCTCTAAATCCGCTGTCCTTATCCACTATCACCATACCAGGTGGAACAATGGGGCAGGTGCTAATGTAGAAGGAGAAGATGTCCCCATAGGAAGTCATATCCTTCATCTCTCTGACCGCATAGAGATAAGCATAGACAGGCAACAGGAGATATTAGGACAGGCAAAAAAGATTCGTAGCAGGATTGAAGAACATTCTGGAGAGATGTTTATGCCTGAATTGGTTGATGCATTTATAAATTTATCTAAAAAGGAATACTTCTGGCTCGATGCAACATCACAACATATTGGTTTAATTCTTCCTACAGTATCACTGATGCCGAGTTTCCTCTTAGGAGTAGAAAGTCTTACAGGCATAACTGATGTCTTTCGTAAAATCATTGACTTCAGGAGTAGATTCACCGCTACCCACACCAGTGGGATTGCTGCTACCTCAGAGATGCTCGCAAGACTGATGGGATTCTCTCAAAGGGAGTACAACATAATGAGAATCGCAGGCAACCTCCATGACCTCGGAAAACTGGCTGTGCCTTCAGAAATCCTTGAGAAACCAGCAAGTCTGAATGAGGATGAGTTCAATGTCATACGAAGCCATACATACCATACATATCGTCTCCTTGAAAGGATTAAAGGGCTGGAGACGATAAATGAGTGGGGTGCATTTCACCATGAACGTATGGATGGAAGGGGCTATCCATTCCATCACAAAGGAGAAGACCTAACACTCGGCTCACGGATAATGGCGGTTGCAGATGTATTTACAGCCATTACAGAAGACCGTCCTTACAGAAAGGGAATGGCACTCGATAGAGCCCTGCAGGTTGTCCAGCAGATGGCGGAACATGGGTCACTGGATTCGTATGTTGTATCGATATTAAAAACTCACTCGAATGAGATTGATGCCGCCCGTGTATCCGCCCAGTCAGCAGCAGTGGAGGAGTATCGAGAAACGTTAGATTAGAAATCCTCTGTAATCTCTTTTAGTCTGTTTTTATCTATAATAACCGTCTTCCCGTTCTTTATATCTATTATCCCCATCTTCCTGAACCTGCTCATAGTCCTTATTGCTGTCTCTACAGTCGTCCCAACCATCTCTGCAATATCCTGTCTCGTGAGTTTTATATCAATCCTTATGCCTCTCCCTTCAGGCAGACCAACCCTCTCTGAGAGTTTGAGGAGTATTGAGGCGATCCTTCTTTCAACCCTTTCAATGGCGAGTGCCTTCATCATATCGTGTGCGTCCCTCAGCCTTTTTCCCATGGCAGAGACTACATCGAGTGCAACAGAAGGAAACCTATCCATAACAGCAAAGAGATTCTTCCTCGATATCTTTATAACAACTGTATCATCCATCGCCTGTGCGGATGCAGGATAGGGTTTTCTGTCGAGCACTGCGACCGCACCGAACATTTCACTGGGTGGCACAATCTCGAGGATGATCTCCTTTCCATCAGCAGAGTGTTTGAGTATCCTTACCATTCCCTTAGAGACAACATAAAACCACTCAGAATCGTCATTTTCCCAGAAGATATATTCACCTTTTTTATAGTTCTCTTCAATAAAAAGACGGGCTAACAACTGAATCTCTTTACCATCAAGGGAGGCAAAGAGAGGAAGTCTTGAAATAATCTCTTCGTTTTTCATCCCTTTTTTAACTCCCTTTTCAGTATCTTCCCTGTTGGATTTTTTGGAAGAGAATCCCTGAATTCCACCTGTTTCGGCACTTTGAATATCGCAAGGTGCTCTCTACAGTAATCCCTTATCTCCTTTGGTGTAGAGATTTGACCATCTTTAAGCACCACAAAAGCCTTTGGTATCTCACCTGTATCTTTATCAGGTATACCGATAACCGCTACCTCTGAAACCTTTTGGTGCCTCAAGAGAACCTCTTCTATCTCTCTCGGATATACATTCATTCCGTTTACTATTATCATATCCTTTTTCCTGTCAACGATGTAGAGATAGCCATCGTTATCTATTCTCCCTAAATCCCCTGTAAAGAGCCAGCCATTTCTGAGTGTCTTTTCTGTTTCCTGAGGATTCCCCCCGTAGCCACGCATAACATTTGGACCACTGACAACAATCTCTCCGACCTCACCAGCAGGCAATTCAGTCCCATCATCAGAAACAATTCTCACAGAAACACCCGGCAGGGGCAGTCCAACAGAGCCTGCCTTTCTCACACCTTTAAGTGGATTCACCGATACCACAGGGGATGCCTCAGAGAGACCATAACCTTCAATGAGTGGAATCTGAAATCTTTCTTCAAATCTCCTGAGTATATCCTCAGACAGTGGTGCTGCACCCGACACGCATAGCCTGAGATTGAAAAATTTCAGCAATATCCACGGTATCCTTCTTTTTAAAAGGATATTGTAAATCGCTGGCACAGCCACAAAGATGGTTATCCGCTCAAGTAACA
This genomic interval from Nitrospirota bacterium contains the following:
- a CDS encoding HD domain-containing phosphohydrolase codes for the protein MIKEPRISLLDLILSISDAMDLAHPLVANHQERVAYIAFSIAKEIGLSVKEQNDIIFAGAIHDIGLLTLEDKMTALEFEFKDPYRHAEIGYRALRMSEQFSKSAVLIHYHHTRWNNGAGANVEGEDVPIGSHILHLSDRIEISIDRQQEILGQAKKIRSRIEEHSGEMFMPELVDAFINLSKKEYFWLDATSQHIGLILPTVSLMPSFLLGVESLTGITDVFRKIIDFRSRFTATHTSGIAATSEMLARLMGFSQREYNIMRIAGNLHDLGKLAVPSEILEKPASLNEDEFNVIRSHTYHTYRLLERIKGLETINEWGAFHHERMDGRGYPFHHKGEDLTLGSRIMAVADVFTAITEDRPYRKGMALDRALQVVQQMAEHGSLDSYVVSILKTHSNEIDAARVSAQSAAVEEYRETLD
- a CDS encoding Crp/Fnr family transcriptional regulator; amino-acid sequence: MKNEEIISRLPLFASLDGKEIQLLARLFIEENYKKGEYIFWENDDSEWFYVVSKGMVRILKHSADGKEIILEIVPPSEMFGAVAVLDRKPYPASAQAMDDTVVIKISRKNLFAVMDRFPSVALDVVSAMGKRLRDAHDMMKALAIERVERRIASILLKLSERVGLPEGRGIRIDIKLTRQDIAEMVGTTVETAIRTMSRFRKMGIIDIKNGKTVIIDKNRLKEITEDF
- a CDS encoding long-chain fatty acid--CoA ligase is translated as METSDKTLLDLLYNAAIQHSRRTALIFDGKKLKYKEILTLIERFSSVILTLGITSGDRVALLLRNSSDYIISYFGILRIGAIAVPLNTMLTGEEVSYIIRDCGAKLVITSSDLSGIVSGIKDIRVMDIAEILRRRAGMPSSIPSPLADDTAVIIYTSGTTGFPKGAMLTHSNLISNVIACREAIEVTDKDRMLLFLPMFHSFTFTVCVLVPLSVGARIIILPSVRPFSQLIKALLLERITIFVAVPAIYNILLKRRIPWILLKFFNLRLCVSGAAPLSEDILRRFEERFQIPLIEGYGLSEASPVVSVNPLKGVRKAGSVGLPLPGVSVRIVSDDGTELPAGEVGEIVVSGPNVMRGYGGNPQETEKTLRNGWLFTGDLGRIDNDGYLYIVDRKKDMIIVNGMNVYPREIEEVLLRHQKVSEVAVIGIPDKDTGEIPKAFVVLKDGQISTPKEIRDYCREHLAIFKVPKQVEFRDSLPKNPTGKILKRELKKG